A window of Comamonadaceae bacterium OTU4NAUVB1 contains these coding sequences:
- a CDS encoding M48 family metallopeptidase, producing the protein MRNLLLPVALGAVLTLAGCETMKTMDVSKLTDVGGTAMKAMSLSDGDIAAMSDQSCAAMDQKNQIAPANSKYTTRLNQVIRAMPTTVNGKTANYRVYMTPDVNAWAMANGCIRVYSGLMDLMNDDELRGVIGHEIGHVALGHSKSRMQTAYVATAARGLASAAGGVAAQLSQSQAGDLAEKFVNAQFSQSQESAADSYSFDLLGERKLERKGLVTGFQKLAKLSEGQASGGSLLSSHPPSAQRAAAMQKRLDSGT; encoded by the coding sequence ATGCGCAACCTCCTCCTTCCCGTCGCCCTCGGCGCGGTGCTCACCCTCGCGGGCTGCGAGACCATGAAAACCATGGACGTCAGCAAGCTGACCGACGTCGGCGGCACGGCCATGAAGGCCATGTCGCTCAGCGACGGCGACATCGCGGCCATGTCCGACCAGTCGTGCGCGGCGATGGACCAGAAGAACCAGATCGCGCCGGCGAACAGCAAATACACCACGCGCCTCAACCAGGTGATCCGCGCCATGCCGACCACGGTCAACGGCAAGACCGCCAACTACCGCGTCTACATGACGCCGGACGTGAACGCCTGGGCCATGGCCAACGGCTGCATCCGCGTCTACAGCGGCCTGATGGACCTGATGAACGACGACGAGCTGCGCGGCGTGATCGGCCACGAGATCGGTCACGTGGCGCTGGGCCATTCCAAGTCGCGCATGCAGACGGCCTACGTCGCCACGGCGGCGCGCGGCCTGGCCAGCGCCGCCGGCGGCGTGGCGGCCCAGCTGTCGCAGTCCCAGGCGGGCGACCTGGCCGAGAAGTTCGTCAACGCGCAGTTCTCGCAGTCGCAGGAGAGCGCCGCGGATTCCTACTCGTTCGATCTGCTGGGCGAGCGCAAGCTGGAGCGCAAGGGGCTGGTGACGGGCTTCCAGAAGCTGGCCAAGCTCAGCGAGGGGCAGGCCTCGGGCGGCTCGCTGCTGAGCTCGCACCCGCCGTCGGCGCAGCGCGCGGCGGCGATGCAGAAGCGCCTGGACAGCGGCACCTGA
- a CDS encoding tripartite tricarboxylate transporter substrate binding protein, with product MPIASMLKVLAVAASLAAVPVLGSAQAYPARAVKIIVPAPPGGAIDTLARVVGDKIGAAMGQPVIVDNRPGASNNLGTDVLAKAAPDGYTIGIVGGSHNINKFLFRNLGWDPQKSFEPIVYTHEVPLVFAVAPQVPAKTLPELVGWMKAHPDDAKVATSGRGSAQEMAAEMFRLASGAPMLLVPYKGSSAAHPDLLAGRTALYIDTISAIQAQVKAGNVRAVAVSTRKRAASLPDVPTADEQGLKGYDANTNGGFLAPAGTPRAIVERLNAEINAALRLPDVRAKLEAAGIEVQGGTPEAYAAVIRDDLAKWGKVVKAAGIEPE from the coding sequence ATGCCCATCGCTTCCATGCTCAAGGTCCTCGCCGTCGCGGCGTCCCTGGCCGCCGTGCCGGTCCTCGGCTCGGCGCAGGCCTACCCGGCGCGCGCGGTCAAGATCATCGTGCCGGCTCCGCCGGGCGGCGCCATCGACACCCTCGCGCGGGTGGTCGGCGACAAGATCGGCGCGGCCATGGGCCAGCCGGTGATCGTCGACAACCGCCCCGGCGCCTCCAACAACCTCGGCACCGACGTGCTGGCCAAGGCGGCGCCCGACGGCTACACCATCGGCATCGTGGGCGGCAGCCACAACATCAACAAGTTCCTGTTCAGGAACCTCGGCTGGGACCCGCAGAAGAGCTTCGAGCCGATCGTCTACACGCACGAGGTGCCGCTGGTCTTCGCGGTCGCGCCGCAGGTCCCGGCGAAGACGCTGCCCGAACTGGTGGGCTGGATGAAGGCGCACCCGGACGACGCCAAGGTCGCGACCTCCGGGCGCGGGAGCGCGCAGGAGATGGCCGCCGAGATGTTCCGCTTGGCCAGCGGCGCGCCGATGCTGCTGGTGCCCTACAAGGGCTCCTCGGCCGCGCACCCGGACCTGCTGGCCGGGCGCACCGCGCTCTACATCGACACCATCAGCGCGATCCAGGCGCAGGTGAAGGCGGGCAACGTGCGCGCCGTGGCCGTCTCCACGAGAAAACGCGCCGCGTCGCTGCCGGACGTGCCCACGGCCGACGAGCAGGGACTGAAGGGCTACGACGCGAACACCAACGGCGGCTTCCTGGCGCCGGCGGGCACGCCCCGGGCCATCGTCGAGCGGCTCAACGCCGAGATCAACGCGGCGCTCCGGCTGCCCGACGTGCGCGCCAAGCTGGAGGCCGCCGGCATCGAGGTCCAGGGCGGCACACCGGAGGCCTACGCCGCGGTGATCCGGGACGACCTCGCCAAATGGGGCAAGGTCGTCAAGGCGGCGGGCATCGAGCCGGAATGA
- a CDS encoding 2-hydroxyacid dehydrogenase, with protein MKPSVLQINPILIPAINDRLAALYDVHRLFEIAQPEAWLAAHGASVQAVITGGHTGITRAMLERLPNLKVVAVNGVGTDAVDLAHCRARGLPVAATLGALTEDVADLAIGLLIAACRNLCAGDRFVRDGQWELHPQPSAIPLARRFSGMRVGIVGMGRVGRAVAVRAAAFGCSIAYTDLRPMDDVAHAFVPDLVELARGADALVLCAAADQAEGIVDARVLEALGPRGFLVNVARGRLVNEADLTEALAAGRIAGAGLDVFVDEPRVPAALRGSERATLQAHRASATWETRTAMGEMVLAAIAQALAGERPAMSLTT; from the coding sequence ATGAAACCCTCGGTCCTGCAAATCAACCCCATCCTGATCCCCGCGATCAACGACCGGCTCGCGGCGCTGTACGACGTCCACCGGCTCTTCGAGATCGCGCAGCCGGAGGCCTGGCTGGCGGCGCACGGGGCGTCGGTGCAGGCCGTGATCACGGGGGGCCACACCGGCATCACGCGGGCGATGCTGGAACGCCTGCCCAACCTGAAGGTGGTGGCGGTCAACGGCGTGGGCACCGATGCGGTCGATCTGGCGCACTGCCGCGCGCGGGGCCTGCCCGTCGCGGCCACCCTGGGCGCCCTGACCGAGGACGTCGCCGACCTGGCCATCGGCCTGCTGATCGCGGCCTGCCGCAACCTGTGCGCCGGCGACCGCTTCGTGCGCGACGGCCAGTGGGAGCTGCACCCCCAGCCGAGCGCGATCCCGCTCGCCCGGCGCTTCAGCGGCATGCGCGTGGGCATCGTCGGCATGGGCCGCGTCGGCCGCGCCGTCGCGGTGCGGGCGGCGGCGTTCGGTTGTTCGATCGCCTACACCGACCTGCGTCCGATGGACGATGTCGCGCACGCGTTCGTGCCCGACCTGGTCGAGCTCGCCCGGGGCGCTGACGCGCTGGTGCTGTGCGCGGCCGCCGACCAGGCCGAGGGCATCGTCGATGCGCGGGTGCTGGAAGCGCTGGGCCCGCGCGGCTTCCTGGTCAACGTCGCGCGCGGCCGGCTGGTGAACGAGGCCGACCTGACCGAGGCGCTGGCCGCCGGCCGCATCGCCGGGGCGGGGCTGGACGTGTTCGTCGACGAGCCGCGCGTGCCCGCGGCGCTGCGCGGCTCGGAGCGCGCGACGCTCCAGGCCCACCGCGCCAGCGCCACCTGGGAGACCCGCACGGCGATGGGCGAGATGGTGCTCGCGGCGATCGCCCAGGCGCTGGCCGGCGAGCGCCCGGCGATGAGCCTGACGACCTGA
- a CDS encoding VWA domain-containing protein, translated as MHFLWPHSLWLLAVAALLPVAYRWLTRRRTRAALAYSDLGTVRAAAGRGWRRHVPPALALLALAVLLLAAARPVARVPLPWARTSILLAMDVSLSMRVGDVKPTRMVAAQEAAKAFLREVPPRIEIGLVTFAGSAHVAQRATLDRAALVASIDAFQMQLGTAVGDAIVQCLAEIFPDHGIDLGRMMMGGTATPSRGRSLDERARPQPAAPDPVPPGSHDAAAIILLSDGRRTAGIDTLAAARMAADRGVRVHVIGLGTVDGDAATPEGMAIYMKLDEPTLREVARMTGGQYHHAGTAENLRGVYQELGSRVEVLRRETELAGPLALAAALLASVAALLSLLWSGRLR; from the coding sequence ATGCATTTCCTCTGGCCCCACTCCCTCTGGCTGCTGGCCGTGGCGGCGCTGCTGCCCGTGGCCTACCGGTGGCTGACGCGACGCCGGACGCGCGCCGCGCTGGCCTACAGCGACCTGGGCACGGTCCGCGCCGCGGCCGGTCGCGGCTGGCGGCGCCACGTGCCGCCGGCGCTCGCGCTGCTGGCCCTGGCCGTGCTGCTGCTGGCCGCCGCGCGCCCGGTGGCCCGGGTGCCGCTGCCGTGGGCCCGGACCTCGATCCTGCTGGCCATGGACGTGTCGCTGAGCATGCGGGTGGGCGACGTCAAGCCCACGCGCATGGTGGCCGCCCAGGAAGCGGCGAAGGCGTTCCTGCGCGAGGTGCCGCCGCGCATCGAAATCGGGCTGGTCACCTTCGCCGGCAGCGCCCACGTCGCCCAGCGTGCGACCCTCGACCGCGCGGCGCTGGTCGCGAGCATCGACGCCTTCCAGATGCAGCTCGGCACGGCGGTGGGCGACGCCATCGTCCAGTGCCTCGCGGAGATCTTCCCGGACCACGGCATCGACCTCGGCCGGATGATGATGGGCGGCACCGCCACGCCGTCGAGGGGCCGCAGCCTGGACGAGCGCGCGCGTCCGCAGCCCGCCGCGCCGGACCCCGTGCCGCCCGGCTCCCACGACGCCGCCGCCATCATCCTGCTGAGCGACGGCCGCCGCACGGCGGGCATCGACACCCTGGCCGCGGCGCGGATGGCGGCCGATCGCGGCGTGCGGGTCCACGTCATCGGCCTGGGCACGGTCGACGGCGACGCCGCCACGCCCGAGGGCATGGCGATCTACATGAAGCTCGACGAACCGACGCTGCGCGAGGTCGCCCGCATGACGGGCGGCCAGTACCACCACGCCGGCACGGCCGAGAACCTGCGCGGCGTCTACCAGGAACTCGGCTCGCGGGTGGAGGTGCTGCGACGCGAGACCGAGCTCGCCGGCCCGCTCGCGCTGGCGGCCGCCCTGCTCGCCTCGGTGGCGGCCCTGCTGTCGCTGCTGTGGTCGGGACGCCTGCGCTGA
- a CDS encoding alpha/beta hydrolase domain-containing protein, whose translation MNGIPDRMGRRTARGGAALAVVMLAACGGGGGAGESGAGGATSGGPTSRLPAARSALVPPDQTYPCTITRSAIERFDVKGSGLAFGGARFGDVGTYTYTLAEATATVASADDCAGTIVDLKNAVPDAAGNVRYRFDVVLLAPTDAARANGTLFYEVTNRTRSLLVPALNEGSSNDLFATVRPQVAAAASGDVAGVGAGNGFLMNQGASIVWAGWQGDQPQTLSGPTAAITTAQRWYAPGMSLPVVVDRANGDAPITGRVQDELVPDSATANLLGTYYRLAPGSLATATLTVRRTPTSAPVTVARPLWTYTAGSATAPAGGTGADGQGFVTIDRAAVRADAANAAALDGGRDDGSIYQFDYTAVGPRVMGLGFLATRDLVSFLRHGTADAAGNRNPLAGRVRATLFGGISQSGRYVRDFLWQGFNADAQNRRVFDGMFPLVGGSRKTYTNYRWSKPGDYSRQHETHYTPGDQFPFGYATLTDPLSGRTDGLLAKCTQDATCPKVVQYDSPIEFGGARASLVATDGAGNDVAVPDNVRLFYANGTQHSPSMLAANARTQPDMTTNRAVAATAPTAAPNVQNASTALVRALYLNLEGWVNGTAQPLASVWPSARAATLAVPTASAASLGGPDLSAVSFSGVPGAPGLAFNGVYNTLSVNDERVIPSVPSTKLYVVQLPTVDAQGNDVAGVKMPDAAVPLATFKGYSLRRAGFVAGDQYGLNGSQLAFAVTDAQRQPGDPRRSVQGLYGSRAGYVDAVDRSVADLVARGLMLDGRFGADDAAAYRARARSQGLQPGFAALP comes from the coding sequence ATGAACGGGATTCCGGATCGGATGGGCCGCCGCACCGCGCGCGGCGGCGCCGCGCTGGCGGTGGTGATGCTGGCCGCGTGCGGCGGCGGTGGTGGCGCAGGCGAGAGCGGTGCCGGTGGCGCCACCTCCGGCGGGCCCACGTCACGACTGCCCGCCGCGCGCAGCGCGCTGGTGCCGCCGGACCAGACCTACCCCTGCACGATCACGCGCTCGGCCATCGAGCGCTTCGACGTCAAGGGCAGCGGCCTCGCTTTCGGCGGCGCGCGTTTCGGCGACGTCGGCACCTACACCTACACCCTGGCCGAGGCCACCGCGACCGTGGCGAGCGCGGACGACTGCGCCGGCACCATCGTCGACCTGAAGAACGCCGTGCCCGACGCCGCCGGCAACGTGCGCTACCGCTTCGACGTCGTGCTGCTCGCGCCCACCGACGCCGCGCGCGCCAACGGCACGCTGTTCTACGAGGTCACCAACCGCACCCGCTCGCTGCTGGTCCCGGCCCTGAACGAGGGCTCGTCCAACGACCTCTTCGCCACCGTGCGGCCCCAGGTGGCGGCGGCCGCCTCGGGCGACGTCGCCGGGGTGGGCGCGGGCAACGGCTTCCTGATGAACCAGGGCGCGAGCATCGTCTGGGCCGGCTGGCAGGGCGACCAGCCGCAGACGCTTTCCGGCCCGACGGCCGCCATCACCACCGCCCAGCGCTGGTACGCGCCGGGCATGTCGCTGCCGGTGGTGGTCGATCGCGCCAACGGCGACGCGCCGATCACGGGCCGCGTGCAGGACGAACTCGTCCCCGACAGCGCCACCGCGAACCTGCTGGGCACCTACTACCGGCTGGCGCCCGGCTCGCTCGCCACGGCCACCCTCACGGTGCGCCGGACGCCGACCTCGGCCCCGGTCACCGTGGCGCGCCCGCTGTGGACCTACACCGCCGGCAGCGCCACGGCACCGGCCGGCGGCACGGGGGCGGACGGCCAGGGCTTCGTGACCATCGACCGCGCCGCCGTGCGCGCCGACGCCGCGAACGCCGCCGCGCTGGACGGCGGCCGCGACGACGGCTCGATCTACCAGTTCGACTACACCGCCGTCGGGCCCCGGGTCATGGGCCTGGGCTTCCTCGCCACGCGCGACCTCGTGAGCTTCCTGCGCCACGGCACGGCCGACGCGGCCGGCAACCGCAACCCGCTGGCCGGCCGCGTGCGCGCCACGCTGTTCGGCGGCATCTCGCAGTCGGGGCGCTACGTGCGCGACTTCCTGTGGCAGGGCTTCAACGCCGACGCCCAGAACCGCCGCGTCTTCGACGGCATGTTTCCGCTGGTGGGCGGCTCGCGCAAGACCTACACCAACTACCGCTGGTCCAAGCCCGGGGACTATTCGCGCCAGCACGAGACGCACTACACGCCGGGCGACCAGTTCCCCTTCGGCTACGCCACGCTGACCGACCCGCTGAGCGGGCGCACCGACGGCCTGCTGGCGAAATGCACGCAGGACGCGACCTGCCCCAAGGTGGTCCAGTACGACAGCCCGATCGAGTTCGGCGGGGCGCGCGCCTCGCTGGTGGCCACCGACGGCGCCGGCAACGACGTCGCCGTGCCGGACAACGTGCGGCTGTTCTACGCCAACGGCACGCAGCACAGCCCGTCGATGCTCGCGGCCAACGCGCGCACGCAGCCCGACATGACCACCAACCGCGCCGTCGCCGCGACGGCGCCGACCGCCGCGCCCAACGTGCAGAACGCCAGCACCGCGCTCGTGCGGGCGCTCTACCTGAACCTGGAAGGCTGGGTCAACGGCACCGCGCAGCCGCTGGCCAGCGTCTGGCCGTCGGCGCGCGCGGCCACGCTCGCCGTGCCGACCGCCTCGGCCGCCAGCCTGGGCGGGCCGGACCTGTCGGCCGTGTCGTTCAGCGGCGTGCCCGGGGCGCCCGGCCTGGCGTTCAACGGCGTGTACAACACGCTGAGCGTGAACGACGAGCGCGTCATTCCCTCGGTCCCCTCCACGAAGCTGTACGTCGTCCAGCTGCCCACCGTGGACGCCCAGGGCAACGACGTCGCCGGCGTGAAGATGCCCGACGCCGCCGTCCCGCTGGCCACCTTCAAGGGCTACAGCCTGCGCCGCGCGGGCTTCGTGGCCGGCGACCAGTACGGGCTCAACGGCTCGCAGCTGGCTTTCGCGGTCACCGACGCGCAGCGCCAGCCGGGCGACCCGCGCCGCAGCGTGCAGGGTCTGTACGGCTCCCGGGCCGGCTACGTGGACGCGGTCGACCGCTCGGTCGCCGACCTGGTGGCGCGCGGGCTGATGCTCGACGGCCGCTTCGGCGCCGACGACGCCGCGGCCTACCGCGCCCGGGCGCGCTCGCAGGGCCTGCAGCCGGGTTTCGCCGCCCTGCCCTGA
- a CDS encoding HPF/RaiA family ribosome-associated protein, which produces MEIHINTGNGMENREDLERWADGEIRQNLARYAEDVRRVEVHLSDVNATKGGASDKRCLIEAHVPQHAPVAVSHQAPSLDQAFRGAETKVLSALDSVLGKEKRHRDRTSIRTDPEAI; this is translated from the coding sequence ATGGAAATCCACATCAATACCGGCAATGGCATGGAAAACCGCGAAGACCTCGAACGCTGGGCGGACGGCGAGATCCGCCAGAACCTCGCGCGCTACGCGGAGGACGTCCGGCGCGTCGAGGTCCACCTGTCGGACGTCAACGCCACCAAGGGCGGCGCGTCCGACAAGCGCTGCCTGATCGAGGCGCACGTCCCGCAGCACGCGCCAGTGGCCGTGTCCCACCAGGCGCCCTCGCTGGACCAGGCCTTCCGTGGCGCCGAGACCAAGGTGCTCAGCGCCCTGGACAGCGTGCTGGGCAAGGAAAAGCGGCACCGCGACCGCACCAGCATCCGGACCGATCCGGAAGCCATCTGA
- a CDS encoding SDR family oxidoreductase: MPSTPSATPPGKVALVTGAGSGIGRAVALGLLDDGWRVVLAGRRPEPLRALAAEAEARGGVALAVPTDVTVPDSVEALFAAIEARFGRLDLLFNNAGVNAPAVPIDELPLERWFSVLNTNVTGVFLCARAAFGLMRRQSPQGGRIVNNGSISAHVPRPHTAPYTMSKHAVTGLTKSLALDGRAFGIVASQIDIGNALTELSERMTRGVTQANGTVAAEPMMDAVHVADAVRHIAAMPLSANVLNMTVMASAMPFVGRG, from the coding sequence ATCCCATCGACCCCCTCCGCCACCCCGCCCGGCAAGGTCGCGCTGGTCACCGGCGCCGGCAGCGGCATCGGCCGCGCCGTGGCGCTCGGCCTGCTCGACGACGGCTGGCGCGTCGTGCTGGCCGGGCGACGTCCAGAGCCCCTGCGCGCGCTGGCCGCCGAGGCCGAGGCCCGGGGCGGCGTCGCCCTGGCCGTGCCCACCGACGTCACCGTGCCCGACAGCGTCGAGGCGCTGTTCGCCGCCATCGAGGCGCGCTTCGGCCGGCTCGACCTGTTGTTCAACAACGCCGGCGTGAACGCGCCGGCCGTGCCGATCGACGAGCTGCCGCTGGAGCGCTGGTTCAGCGTGCTGAACACCAACGTGACCGGCGTGTTCCTGTGCGCCCGCGCTGCCTTCGGCCTGATGCGCCGCCAGTCGCCCCAGGGCGGGCGCATCGTCAACAACGGCTCGATCTCGGCCCACGTGCCGCGCCCCCACACCGCCCCCTACACCATGAGCAAGCACGCGGTCACGGGCCTGACGAAGTCGCTGGCGCTCGACGGTCGCGCCTTCGGCATCGTGGCCAGCCAGATCGACATCGGCAACGCGTTGACCGAGCTGTCAGAGCGCATGACGCGCGGCGTGACGCAGGCCAACGGCACGGTGGCGGCCGAACCCATGATGGACGCGGTCCACGTGGCCGACGCGGTGCGCCACATCGCGGCGATGCCGTTGTCGGCCAACGTGCTGAACATGACCGTCATGGCCAGCGCCATGCCCTTCGTCGGGCGCGGCTGA
- a CDS encoding fumarylacetoacetate hydrolase family protein translates to MTGFVFPPPAPVTLPVRDATDRFPVGRVFCIGRNYPWQPGGPPARELPGWFMKPATSVVPARGALPCPPGTADFCHEVELVVAIGVGGRDIDVARVEAEHVWGYAVGLDLTRRDLQQAAKRAGGSWEAAKAFDRSAPCTPLVPAAVCGHPRGGAIWLAVDGVERQRADLADLSWPVAELVAMLSRSVTLAPGDLVYTGTPAGVGALRHGDVVTGGVAGIGEFTMTVEGVPSRVPHPIQAQTPTPTLRGDAP, encoded by the coding sequence ATGACCGGATTCGTCTTCCCGCCGCCGGCACCGGTGACACTGCCGGTGCGGGACGCCACCGACCGCTTCCCGGTGGGCCGGGTCTTCTGCATCGGCCGCAACTATCCCTGGCAGCCCGGCGGGCCACCGGCGCGCGAGCTGCCCGGCTGGTTCATGAAGCCCGCCACCTCGGTGGTGCCGGCGCGAGGCGCCTTGCCCTGTCCGCCGGGCACCGCCGACTTCTGCCACGAGGTCGAACTGGTGGTGGCGATCGGCGTCGGCGGGCGCGACATCGACGTGGCGCGGGTGGAGGCGGAGCACGTCTGGGGCTATGCCGTCGGACTGGACCTGACGCGACGCGACCTCCAGCAGGCGGCCAAGCGCGCAGGGGGCTCCTGGGAGGCCGCCAAGGCCTTCGACCGCTCGGCGCCCTGCACGCCGCTGGTGCCGGCGGCCGTGTGCGGCCATCCGCGCGGCGGCGCGATCTGGCTCGCGGTCGACGGCGTCGAGCGGCAGCGCGCCGACCTGGCCGACCTGTCGTGGCCGGTGGCGGAGCTGGTCGCCATGCTGTCGCGCTCGGTGACGCTCGCGCCCGGCGACCTCGTCTACACCGGCACGCCCGCCGGCGTCGGCGCGCTGCGCCACGGCGACGTGGTGACCGGCGGCGTGGCCGGCATCGGCGAATTCACCATGACCGTCGAGGGCGTGCCGTCCCGCGTTCCCCATCCGATCCAAGCCCAGACCCCGACCCCGACCCTGCGAGGAGACGCCCCGTGA
- a CDS encoding citrate synthase family protein codes for MAAWMSMDEACAALGVRPQTVYAYVSRGKLEVMTDPGDTRRSLYRAEDVAGLARRKQAGRTRATVAAETLFGAEPSIPTALCAFFRGRPYYRGQDVVELARSASLEDVARLLWDTRQPIDFSCAAPLAPARRGDGPGRVAAFTALGGLAAVGHSTRGRLTRVLHVEGQGLVATLADAFGARPGTQALHLRFARGWDQPPAVAELLRTAMVLLVDHELTSSAFAARIAASTGASLPACLLAGLATLSGPLHGDGSGRVQALFAEVERLGEDAVLAHYLSTGSPLAGFGHHLYPDGDPRAAALLARFEPPPVIARFIAKVIEQTGLQPNIDVALAALVAHHRLPADAAFGLFATARSVGLLAHGLEQLGVAQVIRPRGRYVGPPPGAARDAPPGAG; via the coding sequence ATGGCGGCATGGATGTCGATGGACGAGGCCTGCGCGGCGCTCGGGGTGCGGCCGCAGACGGTGTATGCGTACGTCAGCCGCGGCAAGCTCGAGGTCATGACCGACCCCGGCGACACGCGCCGCAGCCTGTACCGCGCCGAAGACGTCGCCGGCCTCGCCCGGCGCAAGCAGGCCGGCCGCACGCGCGCGACGGTCGCCGCCGAGACGCTGTTCGGCGCCGAGCCGAGCATCCCGACGGCGCTGTGCGCGTTCTTCCGGGGACGTCCCTACTACCGCGGCCAGGACGTCGTCGAGTTGGCCCGTTCGGCCAGCCTGGAGGACGTGGCCCGCCTGCTGTGGGACACGCGGCAGCCGATCGATTTCTCCTGCGCCGCCCCGCTCGCGCCGGCGCGGCGCGGCGACGGACCGGGGCGCGTCGCCGCCTTCACGGCGCTGGGCGGCCTGGCGGCCGTCGGGCATTCCACCCGGGGCCGCCTGACCCGGGTCCTGCACGTCGAAGGCCAGGGCCTGGTCGCGACGCTGGCCGACGCCTTCGGTGCCCGGCCGGGCACGCAGGCGCTGCACCTGCGCTTCGCCCGGGGCTGGGACCAGCCACCGGCGGTGGCGGAACTGCTGCGCACGGCCATGGTGCTGCTGGTGGACCACGAGCTGACGAGTTCGGCCTTCGCCGCGCGCATCGCGGCGTCGACCGGGGCCTCCCTGCCCGCGTGCCTCCTGGCCGGACTGGCCACGCTGTCGGGGCCGCTGCACGGCGACGGCTCGGGGCGCGTGCAGGCGCTCTTCGCCGAAGTCGAGCGGCTCGGCGAGGACGCGGTGCTCGCGCACTACCTGTCCACCGGGTCGCCCCTGGCGGGTTTCGGCCACCACCTCTATCCCGACGGCGACCCGCGCGCGGCGGCCCTGCTGGCGCGCTTCGAGCCCCCGCCGGTGATCGCGCGCTTCATCGCCAAGGTGATCGAGCAGACCGGCCTGCAGCCCAACATCGACGTGGCGCTGGCGGCCCTGGTGGCGCACCACCGGCTGCCGGCCGACGCGGCCTTCGGGCTCTTCGCCACGGCGCGCAGCGTCGGGCTGCTCGCGCACGGCCTGGAACAGCTCGGCGTGGCGCAGGTGATCCGTCCGCGCGGACGCTACGTCGGCCCGCCGCCGGGCGCGGCGCGCGACGCGCCGCCCGGCGCGGGCTGA
- a CDS encoding GntR family transcriptional regulator has product MAGSSTLESASPMAPPPGDAAGLFDRLNLAPAYKVVSLEIERSILGGQIKPGSPLPTEQSLAERFGVHRSTVREAIRQVEQEGLVQRREGRRLFVTLPGLYDLAPRAARLLLLQQTTFEELWQVAVTLEPLAARLAARHATDDDLAALEANTALTGQLQARGATGVEAHMRLVDLDVEFHALVGRASHNRALMLAREPVSLLYNPTLLQIHQHLPQSKARNLDAHHAILQALRRRDADAAADWTRRHMNDFRKGFEMTGLDMGTPIQAGSGGRPARA; this is encoded by the coding sequence TTGGCAGGAAGCAGCACCCTCGAATCCGCCAGCCCGATGGCGCCGCCGCCGGGCGACGCGGCCGGGCTGTTCGACCGCCTGAACCTGGCGCCGGCCTACAAGGTGGTGTCGCTGGAGATCGAGCGCAGCATCCTGGGCGGGCAGATCAAGCCCGGCAGTCCGCTGCCGACCGAGCAGAGCCTGGCCGAGCGCTTCGGCGTGCACCGCTCGACGGTGCGCGAGGCGATCCGGCAGGTGGAGCAGGAGGGGCTGGTGCAGCGCCGCGAGGGCCGCCGCCTGTTCGTCACGCTGCCCGGCCTCTACGACCTGGCGCCGCGCGCGGCGCGCCTGCTGCTGCTGCAGCAGACCACCTTCGAGGAGCTGTGGCAGGTCGCCGTGACGCTGGAGCCACTGGCCGCGCGGCTGGCGGCGCGCCACGCCACCGACGACGACCTGGCGGCGCTCGAGGCCAACACGGCCCTCACCGGGCAGCTGCAGGCGCGCGGGGCGACGGGCGTGGAGGCGCACATGCGCCTGGTCGACCTCGACGTCGAGTTCCACGCGCTGGTCGGCCGCGCCAGCCACAACCGCGCCCTGATGCTGGCGCGCGAGCCCGTCAGCCTGCTCTACAACCCCACGCTGCTGCAGATCCACCAGCACCTGCCGCAGTCCAAGGCGCGCAACCTGGACGCTCACCACGCCATCCTGCAGGCGCTGCGGCGGCGCGACGCCGACGCCGCGGCCGACTGGACGCGCCGGCACATGAACGACTTCCGCAAGGGGTTCGAGATGACCGGGCTCGACATGGGCACGCCGATCCAGGCCGGGTCGGGCGGGCGGCCCGCCCGGGCCTGA